Proteins co-encoded in one Nitrososphaera sp. genomic window:
- a CDS encoding C2H2-type zinc finger protein, which translates to MAESKTEGPTCPYCGSRFKDNEELSRHIDRIHQGSGLLEGDSTKW; encoded by the coding sequence ATGGCTGAAAGCAAAACCGAAGGACCGACATGCCCGTACTGCGGCTCGCGGTTCAAGGACAACGAGGAACTATCAAGACACATTGATAGAATCCACCAGGGTTCTGGCCTTCTTGAAGGCGACTCGACTAAATGGTGA